A part of Gemmatimonas groenlandica genomic DNA contains:
- a CDS encoding amidohydrolase family protein has translation MRRSRFVSGLSVGLSMAAAAALSAMPTWVAAQQPPATQPPRPPAGFRGGTQIKPGEDCPAGMTEIRPNNCLAPASPPPTIVDYRPKSTLIVPAAGMKWKAKYPVVDFHGHPSGLLGNADGIARLGASMDSVNVRLMIAADNVSGDRLTRTMELVNGSPTMKDRVRLLTGVNLNGVGPGWAAKAVAQLEADVKGGAVGIGEIGKGFGLSTKKADGTRLRLNDPDLDPIWEAAARLKLPVFIHTADPQEFFREVDNTNERWLELTLFPERLYPQDKYPSFNQLMAERDSLFLRHPKTTFVAAHLGWHANDLGRLGRMFDKMPNVLAEVGAVLYDIGRQPRSAHDFFIKYQDRLLFGKDSFQPEEYPYYWRVFETRDDYFDYYRDYHAFWKLYGIDLPDVVLKKVYYQNALRIMPAIQIPGWPK, from the coding sequence GTGCGTCGCTCCCGTTTTGTGTCTGGCTTGTCCGTGGGCCTCTCGATGGCAGCGGCCGCTGCGTTGTCCGCGATGCCCACGTGGGTCGCCGCGCAGCAGCCGCCGGCCACGCAGCCGCCGCGTCCGCCCGCCGGCTTTCGCGGCGGCACGCAGATCAAGCCCGGCGAAGACTGCCCCGCCGGCATGACGGAAATCCGTCCGAACAACTGCCTCGCGCCGGCGTCACCGCCGCCGACCATTGTGGACTATCGCCCCAAGTCCACGTTGATCGTGCCGGCGGCCGGCATGAAGTGGAAGGCCAAGTATCCGGTCGTCGATTTCCATGGCCATCCGTCGGGACTGCTCGGCAACGCCGACGGCATCGCACGTCTCGGGGCCTCCATGGACTCGGTGAACGTGCGGCTCATGATCGCCGCCGACAACGTGAGCGGTGACCGGCTCACGCGCACGATGGAGCTGGTGAACGGGTCGCCGACCATGAAGGACCGCGTGCGGTTGCTGACCGGCGTCAACCTGAACGGCGTCGGCCCGGGCTGGGCGGCCAAGGCCGTGGCGCAGCTCGAAGCCGACGTGAAAGGCGGCGCAGTCGGTATCGGCGAAATCGGCAAGGGCTTCGGCTTGAGCACGAAGAAGGCCGACGGCACGCGCTTGCGGCTCAACGACCCCGATCTCGATCCGATCTGGGAAGCGGCCGCGCGTCTCAAGTTGCCGGTGTTCATTCACACCGCCGACCCACAGGAGTTCTTCCGCGAGGTCGACAACACCAACGAACGGTGGCTCGAGCTCACGCTCTTCCCGGAGCGGCTGTATCCGCAGGACAAGTATCCGAGCTTCAACCAGCTCATGGCCGAGCGCGACAGTCTGTTCCTGCGCCACCCGAAGACGACGTTCGTGGCCGCGCACCTGGGCTGGCACGCCAACGATCTCGGTCGATTGGGACGCATGTTCGACAAGATGCCGAACGTGCTCGCCGAAGTGGGCGCGGTGTTGTACGACATCGGCCGTCAGCCGCGTAGCGCGCATGACTTCTTCATCAAGTATCAGGACCGCCTGCTCTTCGGCAAAGACTCGTTTCAGCCCGAAGAGTATCCGTACTACTGGCGCGTGTTCGAAACGCGTGACGACTACTTCGACTACTACCGCGACTATCACGCCTTCTGGAAGCTGTACGGCATCGACTTGCCGGACGTCGTACTGAAGAAGGTGTACTACCAGAACGCCCTGCGCATTATGCCGGCCATTCAGATTCCGGGCTGGCCGAAGTAA
- a CDS encoding DUF1611 domain-containing protein has protein sequence MPELRKPYLLYLGDSTHPTDAKTACGLRDWCPDDVIGEWSLPQATVSVGLPRLSPADAAARGAGSLVIGIASVGGRVPDSWLPDLDAAIASGLDIVSGMHTRLTSFPSLLAAAQRHGVRLMDVRHSDATFPAGTGNKRTGMRVATVGTDCALGKKYTALSLTNALRARGAKATFRATGQTGIMIAGQGIAIDAVVADFIAGAAELLSPDNAPDHWDVIEGQGSLFHPAYAGVTLGLLHGSQPDCIVLCHDPSRLTIEYRPNHPIPPLADAVAQYLTAARVTNRNVRLAGVSINSSTLSDEEWRTYAECVSTELGVPVCDPMRGGLDAIAASVLGQGH, from the coding sequence ATGCCCGAACTCCGCAAACCGTACCTCCTGTACCTCGGCGACTCTACGCACCCCACCGACGCCAAGACCGCCTGCGGGCTGCGCGACTGGTGCCCCGATGACGTGATCGGCGAGTGGAGCCTGCCGCAGGCGACGGTCAGCGTGGGGCTCCCCAGATTGTCGCCCGCCGATGCCGCCGCGCGCGGCGCCGGCAGTCTGGTGATCGGCATCGCCTCGGTGGGCGGACGCGTGCCCGACAGTTGGCTCCCCGACTTGGACGCAGCGATCGCCAGCGGCCTCGACATCGTGAGCGGGATGCACACGCGACTGACGTCGTTTCCGAGTCTCCTTGCCGCCGCACAGCGGCACGGCGTGCGCCTCATGGATGTGCGCCATAGCGATGCCACCTTTCCCGCCGGCACGGGGAACAAGCGCACGGGTATGCGCGTGGCCACCGTGGGCACCGACTGCGCGCTGGGCAAGAAGTACACGGCGCTGTCGCTCACCAACGCGCTGCGCGCACGCGGGGCCAAGGCCACGTTCCGCGCCACCGGACAAACGGGCATCATGATCGCCGGACAAGGCATCGCGATCGACGCGGTGGTGGCCGACTTCATTGCCGGCGCGGCCGAGCTGTTGTCGCCCGACAACGCGCCCGATCACTGGGATGTGATCGAAGGGCAGGGTTCGTTGTTTCATCCGGCATACGCGGGCGTTACGCTGGGGCTGCTGCACGGTTCGCAGCCCGACTGCATCGTACTCTGCCACGACCCCTCGCGGCTCACCATCGAGTACCGCCCAAATCATCCCATCCCGCCGCTGGCCGACGCAGTGGCGCAGTATCTCACCGCCGCTCGTGTCACCAACCGCAACGTGCGACTGGCGGGGGTGAGCATAAATTCCTCGACGCTGTCTGATGAGGAGTGGCGTACGTACGCCGAGTGTGTCTCGACGGAGTTAGGCGTACCGGTGTGCGATCCGATGCGCGGCGGACTCGATGCGATCGCGGCGTCGGTGTTGGGGCAGGGTCATTGA
- a CDS encoding class I SAM-dependent methyltransferase, producing MSLRAVQREYDALAGHYDQRWKGYVAASTALAASRLELTPNEWLLDVGCGTGALLEQLHRRAPSARLIGVDATVGMLLRARARLAPAVLLVESTGEALPLADASVQSVVSTSALHYMEDAPRALREMHRVLAPGGRLVIVDWCADFLTMRALDVALRVFDRAHTQTFTSAAVQRLVAGANFERINVAREKIDRFWGLFVLIARVPS from the coding sequence ATGAGCCTCCGCGCCGTCCAACGGGAGTATGACGCGCTGGCAGGGCACTACGACCAGCGGTGGAAGGGATACGTGGCCGCCTCCACGGCGCTGGCGGCTTCCCGGCTCGAACTCACGCCGAACGAGTGGCTGCTCGACGTGGGTTGCGGCACCGGCGCGCTGCTGGAACAGCTCCACCGCCGCGCGCCGTCAGCCCGGCTGATCGGGGTGGACGCTACGGTCGGCATGCTGCTCCGCGCCCGCGCCCGACTTGCTCCCGCGGTGCTGCTGGTTGAGAGCACGGGCGAAGCGCTGCCGCTGGCCGATGCGAGCGTACAGTCGGTCGTGAGCACCAGCGCCTTGCACTACATGGAGGACGCACCGCGCGCCCTGCGCGAAATGCATCGCGTACTCGCCCCCGGCGGCCGCCTGGTCATCGTCGATTGGTGCGCAGACTTTCTCACCATGCGCGCGCTCGACGTCGCCCTGCGCGTCTTCGACCGCGCCCATACGCAGACGTTCACTTCGGCCGCTGTGCAACGCCTTGTGGCTGGTGCCAACTTTGAGCGCATCAACGTCGCGCGCGAAAAGATCGACCGCTTCTGGGGACTTTTCGTGCTGATCGCGCGTGTTCCTTCGTAG